A window of the Nycticebus coucang isolate mNycCou1 chromosome 3, mNycCou1.pri, whole genome shotgun sequence genome harbors these coding sequences:
- the PRAM1 gene encoding PML-RARA-regulated adapter molecule 1 — MESQQDFRTLQAKFQVSQAEPSELPKKPPKPEFNKLKKFPPPELSEQPKKPLQLESSAVSLKPLQPEFPDLPKKPSKPEFSELSKKFPQLEATEFPKKPPQPEFADLPKSPQLDGTQFSRKSPQPEVSEAPRNALLLEPSTLVLKTLQPELCKPARPPSEPKFSAFPRKLQQPESSETTLKPSQPKFSTFPKKPPQPELNVHSRKPPQPQVGGLPKKSLPQPDFSEAPQTTLSKPESSELHPQSQQPNFSAFPIKTPQPLLSDLPQKPSQPQVSGLPKKSLPQPELSEAPQTTLWKPEPSEPQPLSPKPNFSSFPKKPPQPEFNAYPRKPPQPQVSGLPKKSLPQPDFSEAPQRTLSKPESSELHPHFPKPDFNAFPKKALQPLLSNLPQKPPQPEFGDLTRTSSEPEVGVLPKRPRQPELKVLSKAALQPELGGLPRTSSEPEFSSLPRRFPQPEGRRPPRKFSQPEPNKHLQAEIFSYLPRKPLLPSSISESSLPTAVAGSSHPGFGAAGTPRWRSGGLKPGQPPRRRPLPSVSSLGPPPAKPPLPPSSLDIQSFQRLSRAAADLHRTRSSTGIHFQAPQSEDIPQDLEEIYETYNDVEPTDNSSPSPKGRGEMPWTQQATRRPSQDPVPRKEKASQPQHLPPTDPKLLKQIRKAEKAEREFRKKFKFEGEIVVHTKMMIDPNAKTRRGGGKHLGIRRGEILEVIEFTSKEETLCRDPKGKYGYVPRTALLPLEMEVYDDVGFWDPLENPLCPGGP; from the exons GAGAGCCAACAGGACTTCCGGACCCTCCAAGCAAAGTTCCAGGTCTCTCAGGCTGAGCCCAGTGAACTCCCCAAAAAACCCCCAAAGCCTGAGTTCAACAAACTCAAGAAGTTTCCTCCGCCTGAGCTAAGCGAGCAACCCAAGAAGCCCTTGCAACTTGAGTCCAGTGCAGTGTCCCTGAAGCCTCTGCAGCCTGAGTTCCCTGACCTCCCCAAGAAGCCTTCCAAACCAGAGTTCAGTGAACTTTCCAAGAAGTTCCCACAGCTCGAGGCCACTGAGTTCCCCAAGAAGCCCCCACAGCCTGAGTTTGCTGACCTCCCCAAGTCCCCACAACTGGATGGCACTCAATTTTCCAGGAAGTCCCCACAGCCTGAGGTCAGTGAGGCCCCTCGGAATGCCTTGCTACTGGAGCCCAGTACACTTGTCCTGAAGACCCTGCAGCCTGAGCTCTGCAAACCCGCCAGGCCCCCCTCAGAACCCAAATTCAGTGCATTCCCCAGAAAGTTACAACAGCCTGAATCCAGTGAGACCACCCTGAAGCCCTCACAGCCCAAGTTTAGTACCTTTCCCAAGAAGCCCCCACAGCCTGAGTTAAATGTGCACTCCAGAAAGCCCCCACAGCCTCAGGTCGGTGGCCTCCCTAAGAAGTCCCTGCCACAGCCCGACTTCAGTGAAGCCCCTCAGACGACGCTCTCAAAGCCTGAGTCCAGTGAGCTCCACCCCCAATCCCAGCAGCCCAATTTCAGTGCATTTCCCATAAAGACCCCCCAACCTCTGCTGAGTGACCTCCCCCAGAAGCCCTCACAGCCTCAGGTCAGTGGCCTCCCTAAGAAGTCCCTGCCACAGCCTGAGCTCAGTGAGGCCCCTCAGACGACCCTCTGGAAACCTGAGCCCAGTGAGCCCCAGCCCCTGTCCCCAAAGCCCAACTTCAGTTCCTttccaaaaaaacccccacagcCTGAATTCAATGCATACCCCAGAAAGCCCCCACAGCCTCAGGTCAGTGGCCTCCCTAAGAAGTCCCTGCCACAGCCCGACTTCAGTGAGGCCCCTCAGAGGACCCTCTCAAAGCCTGAGTCCAGTGAGCTCCACCCCCACTTCCCAAAGCCTGATTTCAACGCATTTCCCAAAAAGGCCCTGCAACCTCTGCTGAGTAACCTCCCCCAAAAGCCTCCGCAGCCTGAGTTTGGTGATCTTACCAGGACATCCTCAGAACCTGAAGTCGGTGTGCTTCCTAAGAGGCCACGGCAGCCAGAACTCAAAGTGCTTTCCAAGGCAGCCCTGCAGCCAGAGCTGGGCGGCCTCCCCAGGACATCCTCAGAGCCAGAGTTCAGCTCACTCCCCAGGAGGTTTCCGCAGCCTGAGGGCAGAAGGCCACCACGAAAGTTCTCACAGCCTGAGCCCAACAAGCACCTGCAGGCTGAGATTTTCTCCTATCTTCCCAGAAAGCCCCTGCTTCCCAGCTCCATTTCAGAGAGCTCACTACCCACCGCTGTTGCTGGCTCCAGCCACCCTGGGTTTGGAGCTGCTGGGACACCCCGCTGGAGGTCAGGAGGCCTCAAACCTGGTCAGCCACCCCGACGGAGGCCTCTGCCCTCTGTCAGCAGCCTGGGACCCCCTCCAGCAAAGCCCCCACTGCCTCCCAGCTCCTTGGACATCCAGAGCTTTCAGAGATTGTCCAGGGCAGCTGCAG ATCTACACAGGACTCGTTCTTCTACTGGGATTCACTTCCAGGCCCCACAGTCTGAAGATATCCCACA GGACTTGGAGGAGATCTATGAGACGTACAACGATGTGGAGCCCACAGACAACTCCAGCCCTAGCCCCAAAGGCAGAG GTGAAATGCCATGGACCCAGCAAGCCACCAGGAGACCATCACAAGACCCAGTACCCAG GAAGGAGAAAGCTTCCCAGCCACAGCACTTGCCACCCACGGACCCGAAGTTGCTGAAGCAGATAAGGAAGGCGGAGAAAGCTGAGAGAGAGTTCCGGAAGAAGTTCAAG TTTGAAGGGGAGATTGTAGTTCACACAAAGATGATGATCGACCCCAACGCCAAGACCCGCCGTGGGGGCGGCAAGCACCTGGGCATCCGGCGTGGGGAGATCCTGGAAGTGATCGAGTTCACCAGCAAGGAGGAGACGCTGTGTCGGGACCCTAAGGGCAAGT ATGGCTACGTGCCCAGGACAGCCCTCCTGCCCCT GGAGATGGAGGTGTACGATGATGTCGGCTTCTGGG ACCCTCTGGAGAACCCACTATGCCCCGGGGGACCATAA